In Paenibacillus protaetiae, the genomic stretch AATGTCCGTATGCGGAAACTCATTCTCGACCTCTTTATGGGCGGCTAAAATGGGGGGGATGTCGGATTTGGCAGGCGGTCTGCTAAAAATGGCAATGAAATCAATATCACTAGTACCTTCAATAAAACCGCCCAGTGCAACGGATCCATAGACATAGACGGAATCTAGCGGTAAGTTGTTTTTGTATTTCCTTGGCCGGGCGGATTGCTCCGGCGGGCGGTTAGAAATGCTCTTGAACATCTGTCAATGAATCGTATACTAAAAAAGATTGTTATAATTCGTATGAGGATAGCTGAAACCAGCAGAAAGCCAGGTGCTCGAGAATGCTCAGTTACGAAAGCAGAAGGAAAGAAGTTATTCGCCAAGCAGCGGAGGCGGCATGGCGTATGCCGCTTTTTGAAAGCGGTTTATGGGTTCATCAGGATATCCGGGACAATTTCTATT encodes the following:
- a CDS encoding nucleotidyltransferase domain-containing protein, coding for MFKSISNRPPEQSARPRKYKNNLPLDSVYVYGSVALGGFIEGTSDIDFIAIFSRPPAKSDIPPILAAHKEVENEFPHTDIMELIFTETISENRKKKLIFLITY